The window TAAATGAGCAGCTGAGGGGGAGAGCAAGGAGAAATATTGATGAGCCATTTCTCTGGGATAAGCAATTCTGTTCTATTTACCAGCCCCTTTGAAAACCAGTGAAGTAAATCCAAGTGTGATTCTGTGTGTCAGGAAAACGGAGAGGAACTGGGATGTGAGATGAATGCTTGAGTAgctgtttctatttttatttcagggaTGGGAAtcaggtttctttttcccccctttgcTCTGAAGTGGGTGATGGGTGAGGCTGTGAGCGCTCATCAGATCCTCAAACTGCTCAGGCAATTCCAGTTACTGTTGCTTTATGGTGCCAAAAGGGGAATTGGATGTTGGGAGAGCCCTTAAATTGGAATGATCATGGAGGTTAATAGCAAGCCAGTACTGCCTGCTTGCTGTTTTCCTCTTGAAGGCAATAGTGCATCTTAAAACAGCATTATTTATTATAATTGCACTTTGTGTAATTCCCTGACTGGGTCAGCAGTTGGATACACACAAACACTGCTGGAACTCAGCCTGTAAATGCCACAGGGCTCCCTCAAAGTGACATTTTTATATTGCCATCACCTTTTGGAGCTGAAAACAACCTGGATCAAGAGAATCAGCCAGGTGTATTCacagtagcagagcctgaatttctgtttgagtccctgctttccctggcaTAGGCTGAGTGCTGGAAGGTGCTGGAGTGAATGGAAACACTCACAgatctctcttttctctttccccaggTTATTCCTCTGCACCTCCCACCTGCTTCTTCTTCTGTGGAAATTTTTCATCTGCGCCATATGGCAAAAATCAAATCCAGTCCCTGAAAGGTAGGGAGGGCTTTGCAAACAGCCAGACACGTGCATTGAATTAAATAATGGTGGCAAACAAATAAAGAGGGCAGAGAAGAAACCCTTCTGTTTTAAACGCCCTGCAGCAGGGGGGGATTCACACAAGGTGTGTTTATTCCTAACCAGGTGTTGTGTCCTGTTTTCCCCAGGTTCTTTAAAGGCTCTGGCAGATATTATATGTGAACATCCCAGCATCCATAAAAGGTACAGAGCAGGGgaaaatctctttattttgtGAAGCCTTTAATTACTTGAAGAAGCTGAGAGTTCCCCTGTTTTCTCTGTCTTGTGAGGCAGCTGTGATCAGATTAAAAGCTGGTTTTGTAACAGGCCTGCAGATTTGTTTGGGAGCAGGAGAAGTTTGATTTTATCTAAAATAGCTTGGGCATGGAAACTGCTAATGAGGGAGCCAAGGTCTCTCCCTGGAATactttcctggctgctgctctctaAACTCAGAACATCAGACCCAGTTTTTAGGATCAGTTTATATAAAAGAAGATTTATATAAAAGAGATTtgttgaactttttttttttttttttgcagtagtCGATTTGTGTTTGTCCCTGGTCCTGAAGATCCTGGGCCTGGTTCTATTTTGCCAAGGTCAGTTGGCTTCACTTCCTCAGATCTTGAAATTTTGAGTGAAATTTGAGTTAAAGATGGGAAAAGTCTTTGTTGATACCTCTGCTATTTATTTTAGACCCCCCCTGGCTGAAAATATCACTCAGGAATTCAGACAGCTGGTGCCATTTTCAGTTTTCACCACAAATCCCTGCAGGTAACCATGGAAGtgctatttttaatattatattatatattttatatatgtaacattttatattttatattattttaatgttacattaaaaaattcaaaactacggattttgggggaaaattTGCCTTAAATTTTTTCAAAGGAATAGAATTCTTCACTTGCATGAATTGTAACtagttttaaatatattaaggcataaaaaatcagtgaagaagGGAAGTAGTGCCAAAAAAATTGATATTGAATATAAAAATCCTGCTCAAaagtgtcattttttttttctgattaagaAAGGAAAGAATTCTTTTCATTCAGTTGTTTGTATTAGAGGGAGATCAACTTTATAATGCATCTTCCTCATTTTTAGGTTCACCTTAATTAATTTCACTGCTGTTTTCCACTCAGGATTCAATACTGCACCCAAGAAATTATCATTTTTCGGGAAGATCTGATCAACAAAATGTGCAGGAACTGTGTCCGCTTCCCAAGCAGCAACATGGACATTCCCAACCACGTGAGTGAGCCGAGCCCTCCACTTTCTGCCAAGATTTGTGATTTTATTGATCAGCAGGGCTGGATTGTGGGGCTCTGATCCTCGTTCTTGTGACACATTGTGTGAATAACCCAGAGGGGTTATAGGAGGGATTTATACAAtattcttatatatatatatatatatatataatatttgtatttgagattacatatatataaaaatataattatattatatataattatatataatatataatacaaTATGTATaatacattatatattatataacataaaataatatataatatatattatatataaaaatacattaaaatatataaaagaataTTTATAGATCTACTATACATATAAAagtattcttaattttttttacatttaaatataacTCAAACCATGGTGTTTAAGATGGGATTGAGTCATTCTGTCacactgcagctgcccttgaACCTCAGCAGTGTGTACCCCAACCATCAACGTCCTGCCAAGAAACAGATTCCTAAAGGCaaattttaatgcaaataaCCATTTAAAAAGATCTGCTGGGTTACCCAGTGCCATTTGCAGTGAACAGCAGGTCACTTGCTCTAAAATTCAGCTGCTTGTTTTGTGTCCTCACTTGAAATTGGAATTCTGCTCCTCAATCAGTGCTCTGGGTCCTTAATGAatccacagcaggagctgatggGATTCACTGATCTAATTGGGTGAGAACGATCCAGGTAGTCCTGGCTCCTTGCAGTGATGGATGGAGTCTGCTTTTAGttattttaaaggagtttttttgtttgcttgacTCAGAAAGTTGTTTCAGCTCAGTGAACACCCCCATGGACACTGAGGTGCCTTGGTTTTGTGGGCACATTTGCATTCCTGACACTTCCCTGTCCTCATCCAGAGCTTTCCAGGAAGGAATCATGAAGGAAATGTAGAATTGCAGCACTTTCTGCAGCTTGTTTTTTGCATACtccacttttcctctgccttttttgcCTATTTTAATTCAGCCatcagtgtaaaaaaaaaaaagaaattttgccACTAAGAAAGGAAAATCATCTGGGAATCAAATGATTTCTTCAGGGAAAAGACTTTTGTGGTTAACGGGGAAGCagtaaggaaaataaaaaccaaaaaatgagAGTTGTGGCAGTGCTGGTACTTTCTGGGCTGGAGGAACAGGTGAGTGGGTTCTTCTGGAAAGTCTGACTGATGAGAGAATTTTGACATCTTCAAATACTGCCTGATGTGCTTTACAAAGGCCTCTGTCTATTAAAACCCCCACAATTAAAGGGAagggcagctcagagctggaggagaggtGCTGGTTTACTCCAGAAATCATTAATAATCAGAAGGAATTAGATACAAGAAAACTCCAAACATTTCCAGGTTCAAAAAACTTCTTTATTAACACACACTGGCACGTGCAGGGATGAACTGAGCTTGCAGCAAACATTTCAAACCAAGTGTTTGTGGggttatttcttttttgcaaTTTGTAAAAACCATTTTATCCCAGGGCATAAATGCTTCAAAAGTTTCAAACCAAGTgtctgtggtttattttttttctttttgcagtttgTAAAGACCATTTTATCCCAAAGGATAAATGTTCAAAAGTTTCAAACCGAgtgtttctggggtttttttgcagtttgtaaaaataattttattccagGGGATAAATGCTTCAAATGTTTCAAaccaaggattttttttattattattatttgtttgtggggttgttttgttttgtttaatttttttttcagtttgtaaaGACCATTTTATCCCAGGGGATAAATGCTTCAAATGTTTCAAACcgagtgggtttttttttttttttgtttgttttgtttatttgtttgtgggCTTGTTTCGTTTattgttttgtggggtttttttgcagtttgtAAAGACCATTTTATCCCAGGAGATAAATGCTTCAAAAGTTTCAAACCAAGtgtttgtgggggtttgtttatttgtttgtttgtttattttttgtggggttttttttcttcagtttgtaAAGACCATTTTATCCCAGGATGTAAATGCTTTGAAAGTTTCAATCCAAGTGTTcgtggagttttttttttttacagtttgtaAAAACCATTTTATCCCAGGGGATAAATGCTTCAAGTGTTTCAAACCAAGtggggggggttttgtttgttttgttttgttttatttgtttgtgggtttgttttgtttattgttttttggggtttttttgcagtttgtAAAGACCATTTTATCCCAGGGCATAAATGCTTCGAAAGTTTCAAACCAAGTGTTTGTGGGGTTATTTTGCAGTTTGTAAAAACCATTTTATCCCAGGGGATAAATGCTTCAAATGTTTCAAACCAAgtgggtttttgtgtttgtttgttttggttttttgtttatttgtttatgagtttgttttgtattgtttgtttatttatttattttttcagtttgtaaAAATCATTTTATCCCAGGGCATGAATGCTTCAAATGTTTCAAATCAAgtgggagtttttttgtttgtgtttttgtttgtttgttttgtttatttgtttgtgggttttgtttattgttttttggggtttttttgcagtttgtGAAGATCATTTTATCCCAGGGCATAAATGCTTAGAAAGTTTCAAACCAAGTGtctgtggggtttattttgcaGTTTGAAAAAACCATTTTATTCCAGGAGATAAATGCTTCAAATGTTTCAAACCAAgtgggtttttgtgtttgtttgttttggttttttgtttatttgtttgtgggtttgttttgtattgtttatttatttatttattcagtttGTAAATACCGTTTTATCCCAGGGGATAAATGCTTCAAATGTTTCAAACCAagtgggaggtttttttgtttgtttgttttgtttatttgtttgtgagtttgctttgtgttgtttgtttgtttgtttgtttattcagtTTGTAAAGACCATTTTATCCCAGGGGATAAATACTTCAAAAGTTTCAAACCAAGtgtttgtggaggtttttttgttttgttttgttttttggtttttttgggttttttttgttcagtttgtaAAAACCATTTTATTCCAGGGCATGAATGCTTCAAAAGTTTCAAACCAAGTATTTGTGGGcggtttttttgggttttttttcagtttgcaaAACCCATTTTATTTCAGGGCATAAATGTTTCAGATGTTTCAAACCAAGTGTTCGtgggttattttcttttcttgttgcAGTTTGTAAAAACCATTTTATCCCAGGGCATAAATGCTTCACATCTTTCAAACCAAGtgtttgaataatttttttttttttcttgttgcagTTTGTGAAGACGATTTTATCCCAGGGCCACCTGAGCCCGCTGCCCCTGTACGTCAGCCCGGTGTTCTGGGCCTACGATTACTCCCTGCGGGTTTACCCCGTGCCAGACGTGCTCGTCACCGCCGACAAGCACGACCCCTTCACCGTCACCAGCGCCGAGTGCCTCTGCATCAACCCCGTAAGCCCCAAACCCCCCTCCctcactgcctgcactgccctTCCCTCactgaaatgtgattttttcccccttttccttccacAGGGTTCGTTTCCCAGAAGTGGATTTTCCTTCAAGGTGTTCTACCCCTCCAACAAGACAGTTGAAGACAGGTAAATGGATTTTTCTcatgtgctgaatttctgattGTCAGgagaaaaaccacagaaaattgGTAATACTTGAATGTTCCAGCAGCTTAACTTACGCTTCATACTTAGGCAGTGTAACAAATCCAAATTCCCAGAACTAAAGCAGTAAATTTAGAAATTGCAAATATCAATGATGGGAAGCACAGTCCAAATGCAAAAGGAGAGATGACTCCACTGCCTGATTTTCCGTGATACAGACCTAATTGGGAAGCAGATTTGTTTCTGGGGATGATGGTTGTTACATAAATTAATTCAATTTAGGAACAATTTTGCTTCGTTTCGTGATAATCATCAAGCCCAGAAGCCACTTTCAGGCTTTgatttcacatatttttaaatctgcACTTACTCATTCCACTGACTGGAAAAAAGCCAGCtgcaacaccaaaaaaaaagtattaaaatgtATCAAAGGGCTTAAAACGGATGAAAATTTACCTGTTTAAATGATGGTATAACCCATTAGGAAAAGCATAAATTTATCTTCTCCTTGTTGGAGAGGCCTTACCAGGGAATTAATAATGGGTCAGCCCATTTATCTTCTACTTGACTATAAGAAATACCACACCATGAGATAATTTAGGTCTTTAAATAGTTGAAAACATGTTCAAGTCTTTCCTAGATAAAAAAATAGAGTAGCATTGtgaactatttaaaaaataaaccatctaaatactgtttttctttggTATTTTCAGCAAGCTTCAAGGACTCTGAATTTCTGTGGCACTGAAAAACAGCGGTGAACCCATGTGAAGCCAGCTGTAGCTCTTATTTTTTACATGCCTTAGTTTCATGATGTGTTCTGGACTTTTTATAATGAATGTCAAAGTCAAAACCGATTTGTTTTGTACACAAATAaacttttacagaaaaagacaCTGCTGTCAGTTTAGATAAATTGTCAAGTCAGAGTGAAAAATAATTGGGAAAGCATAAAAAGAGCTAAGTGGAGGAACCAGCTGTATCAAACAGGAAAGAAGCctttaaaaaatggaattaaagaTAAGAAGAGCTTGGATAGCTGGTTATCTGCAAGGGAGTCTGGAAATGGGGGTAGgatttttctttgggaaatgCCCAGGAAAGATCTGTGAGGTTTTTTATGATGGCAGCACTCATATGAAGATGGTGTTGTGCAGACAAGAAGTGGAAAAAGCAAGGACATGATGCTTTAGAACTTTTGGAGGAAATCGTGACACAGGAAAGTGGAAAGAGCGAGACTGAGCCAAAACaagaacaaggggacacagtctcaagctacaTCAGGGAAGGTACaagttagatattaggaaaaaaattttcactgaaagaataataaagcactggaattgtcttcccagggaggtggtggagtcaccatctctggatgtgtttaaaaaaagactggacatggcacttagtgctagtctagttgaggtgttaaggcataggttggacttgatgatctcagaggtctcttccaacctcattattctgtgattctgtgaaaacctgctgcaggtgcttgTGAGCACGGACAGCAGGGTGAGGCACCCCAAAGTGTCACACCAGGTGTGCAAGAGAGGGGAGCCGGGCACAGGAGCTGTCCCTCAGGCCcgggcaggaaggaggagggacaTTGGGATCGGGCTCTGAGGGGACCGCAGGGCTGCGATGGAAGCTGGCTCCTCGACTGCTGAGGATTTAACAGTGCTCTGTGAGGGGATGGCCGTGCAACTCCgagctgtggggtggggagggaacaTAAACTTTGCAGGACGAGATGCCGGTGGTAAACCAGCCCCGCTGATATCACGGGTGATGGCTGGAAGCCACCgaggggagggatggagaggcCGCGGCCCTGAGGGACAGCCCGCCATGTTGTTTGCCGTCTCCATAGTAaccgccgcgccgccgccatcTTGTTTACCGTCACCACAGCAACGCCCGCCATCTTGTTCGGCGACCCCAGCAGCgctcccggccgggccggggccatggcgggcgcggggcggctgCACGACCTGGACCTCAGCGCCGAGGAGGTCGAGCGGCTCGGGCGCGCCTTCCGCGACGAGCACTTCCGCGCGCTGTTCGCAGAGTTCGCGGCCGAGCTGACCGACCCCGAGCAGCGCCGGCTGTACGAGGAGGAGGTGACGGCGCTGGAGCGGGAGCGCGGCGTGGAAGTGCGCTTCGTGCACCCGACACCGGGCTTCGTGCTGCGGACGAGCCAGGAGGGCTCCCGCCGCTGCTACATCAATGTTTGCAGCAACGCGCTGATGGGGGAGCCGCGGGCCCGCGCCGAGCGCGACGGGCAGCGCTGGGAGCTGCCCTTCAGCCTGGCCCCGGGCCGCGAGGAGCTGCGCcccggcggccgccgccgcctcctgtACGACGTGGTGTTCCACCCCGCCGCGCTGCGCCTGGCCGCCCGCAGCGCCCGCTTCCACCGCCTGCTCTGCGACACGGCGCTGGAGGCCGTGGAGAGCCGCTGCGGGGTGCGGCTGGACCGCAACAACGCCACCGTCCTGCGGGGAGTCTCCTACAAGGGCGTCCCACAGGCGCCCGTCATCCGCTCCCCGCTGCCCGGCGGCGCCCCGAAGCCGCCCGACGAAGGGGAGTCCCCGCTGCcgcccttccccttccccttcccgcccgccgccgccccgccgcccgccgccggaGACTCCtcgcccgccgcggccccgccgccctccgGCCCCACCACGCCGCGCTGGAGCATCCGCCACCGCTCCTACGTGGACCTGCAGGACTACCGGCACTGCCGCGACTCGGCGCCCAGCCCGGTGCCGCGGGAGCTGGTGGTGACGGTGGAGCTGCCGCTGCTGCGCTCTGCCGAGCAGGCGGAGCTGAAGATCCGCGGGCGGGAGCTGCGGCTGGACTCGCAGCGTCCCGCCTACCGCCTGCGGCTGCTCCTCCCCTACGACGTGGACGAGAGCGGCGGGCGGGCCGCCTTCAACCGGGCCCAGCGGCAGCTGCAGGTCACGCTGCCCGTGGTGCGGCCGGCCGGCCCGCGGGACCCGTCGGccccgggcggggagcggcgggagggGGCCGAGCCCGCCGTCGAGGGGCCGGCGGAGGCAGGGCCGGCAGAGGAGGGCGGCGGAGCGGCTCCTCCCCCGGAACTGGGCCCTGGCGGCGCGGCCCGCGGCACGTGTGGCGCTGGTGATCCTCTCGCCGAACCCCTCCTCGCTGAGGCCCTTAGTGATGCTCCCGCTGCTCCGTCTGCCGAGCCCCTCGCTGAAGCACCCGCTGAACTGCCCGTAGAACCACTCTGTGATCCACCCGCTGAGCCCCTCACTGGACCCGCGGGTGAACCCCCCGGTGATCCAACGTCTGAACCTGCCACTGATCCAACCTCTGGTCTAGCCACTAACCCCCCCTCTGAACCCTTCTCCGAACCCGCCGCCGATCCACCCGCTGAAGCACCCACCGAGCCCCCGGTGCCCTGCTCCGGTGCCGCTTCCCCCGTTGCCAGCCCCGAGCCGGCCATGCCCACCGGGGACACCCCTCCGCAGGCCTCCGAGGGCCGCCCCGGCGAGACGGCCGCGTGTCCTCCCTTCCGCGCCCGGCAGGACGAGGCGTCCGTCACCCTGCTCCTGCCGGTGCCCGGCATCCAGCCCCAGAGCCTCCACGGGGATGTGGGCACCCGCCACTACAGCCTCCGCTTCCGCACCGCCACCGCCGCCTTCGCGCTGTTCCTGCGCTTCCCTCCCGCAGCCGCGCTGGTGTCCCCCGAGAGCAGCGTCAGCGTCTCTGCCCACAACGCCGTGGTGGGGCTGGCCAAGGCCCCCGGCAGCACCGGGCTCTGGGACAGGTTCAGCTTCGGCCTGGAGCCCTCCGCTCTGCAGGTAAAGGTGGCACATTTGTGCTGTCACCTGCCCCAGGTGCCGCCGCTGGGTGTGGCCGCTGTTTGCTGAGTGGTGTCTCGGGGAGGTGTGAGAGGGAGCTCGAAGTTGCTGCTTCCTCCGAGAGCTGCTCCCGGATGTCAGTGCCGTGACCTGATTTGTGCGAGTCTTGTACGAGCAGCGCCAAGGTCACACCATGGAGCTGACACCTTCATCCCTGGAATTGGAATGACTTCTCTCTCCCATACCAGTTTTTTTCTAAGGGAAATTCTGGTGATGAGTGAAAATGGTGCCTATGTCCTCTATGGCCTTAGTGTTCACTCTTAAAGCCCTGTAAATTGCTCGTGCAGCCTGTTCCCACAAAGAAAGATACACCAGGCTTACACACGTGTGTGTACACCATTGTGAAGTGTAGGGggagtgtccctgtgtctgtgttttggGACAGAATTCCCATTTACAGCCACAGGAACACCCATTAGTTCAGCCAGAGCAGaacagcaagcagcagctgtgaaCTGTCCCAGTTTGCTGGGGTAaatctccctctgctctgctgtttgaATTTAATTCTAATTTagtattttctaattttatgGGTTGCTGGGCAGTGATGCTCCCGTGGTGGGAGAAGGTGGGGTGGCTGCATGCAGTGTCCCCAGTGGGATGCCCACCGTGTGACACTCTGTCCAGAACCACTCTCACAGGTTTTGTGCAGAACCACAGTCCTTCTGTGAGCTCAGACTTCCAGCCAGTTTCTCATGAGCAGGGATTAAAGCTGCACAGTTCCTGTGTAACCTTCCAGCCATGGGCTTTGGAGTTTAGCTGGAGTTGAGAGCAATAAAATCTCTGCAGTTCGGATCACGTGCCATGGGAGTGCAAGCCCAGGAAGCTGGCAGGCTTCGAGCACATCCACTGGGATAGACTTGGCTTGGAGCAGCTTAATTGCTCCATCTCTCCAACTAGAAATGACTTGTGCATGATTTTGAAAGATATTTATCCAATTAGTGTTTGTGCAGCTGCAACCACGTTGAATTTCCCATTTAGCAGCCGCACACCTTTTacaacagcagctcctgtgaggGAGGAGCTGATCATTTCAGGGAAGTATCAAAGATGATGAATTTATGGAGAACCACCCACGCTGAGCTGTTTGCAgagcatttcctttgctttaaCCAGAGCAGGAGCCTGCAAGTCTGTGCAAGTGGGGCCACAGAAcactcagtgctgctgttcacTGCTCTGAtctggcactgcctgctgctgccatgtCAAAAAAGCCACTGTGTGAACTCCTGCCTGTTTTCTGTGCAGGTacagaggctgctcagggcactggtggagtccccatccctggaaatgctcacaaaacctgtggatgtggcacttgagaACTTGGTTTAGTGCTGAACATGGTTGGTGGCTGCACTAGTGGTGGGAAGTTTGGTGTCTGGGTTTGTTATTGCAGTTGGAGGAACATTTCGTGatcaaaagtttttaaaaggcCACCCAGTAATGAGATTTTTGACTTTGTGAGTTATAAAAACCCCTTGAGTGTCCTGATTT is drawn from Prinia subflava isolate CZ2003 ecotype Zambia chromosome 5, Cam_Psub_1.2, whole genome shotgun sequence and contains these coding sequences:
- the DNAAF2 gene encoding protein kintoun, which encodes MAGAGRLHDLDLSAEEVERLGRAFRDEHFRALFAEFAAELTDPEQRRLYEEEVTALERERGVEVRFVHPTPGFVLRTSQEGSRRCYINVCSNALMGEPRARAERDGQRWELPFSLAPGREELRPGGRRRLLYDVVFHPAALRLAARSARFHRLLCDTALEAVESRCGVRLDRNNATVLRGVSYKGVPQAPVIRSPLPGGAPKPPDEGESPLPPFPFPFPPAAAPPPAAGDSSPAAAPPPSGPTTPRWSIRHRSYVDLQDYRHCRDSAPSPVPRELVVTVELPLLRSAEQAELKIRGRELRLDSQRPAYRLRLLLPYDVDESGGRAAFNRAQRQLQVTLPVVRPAGPRDPSAPGGERREGAEPAVEGPAEAGPAEEGGGAAPPPELGPGGAARGTCGAGDPLAEPLLAEALSDAPAAPSAEPLAEAPAELPVEPLCDPPAEPLTGPAGEPPGDPTSEPATDPTSGLATNPPSEPFSEPAADPPAEAPTEPPVPCSGAASPVASPEPAMPTGDTPPQASEGRPGETAACPPFRARQDEASVTLLLPVPGIQPQSLHGDVGTRHYSLRFRTATAAFALFLRFPPAAALVSPESSVSVSAHNAVVGLAKAPGSTGLWDRFSFGLEPSALQERLFVSEENVDGFLGTALCPSPCSQSALERQPLIEVLDVSEDRIQIRLEPQERDGEGTLGSSGRALAGKPDSNYPETKAETKCPAAGTMGKAGAGSHHCLQREPPATSSAIPGGSAREEPDLESAAAAGAAAPGPGSGKGDGDGDGDGDGEAAPGPGSGKGSPVLRELNPADGSERILRDHRTRCPVAFQNPLLYELD